The genomic window GATGTTATTATTGTATTATCAGCTAAAATAACACCATTTTTAACACTAATAACATTTTCGCTATCAGCTTCTGGGTAATTTTCTAATACTAATTGAACTTGTCTACCTTCTTCTTTTAGCCTTTTGATAAACGTTGTTGCAATCGCTTTAATAGCAGAATCTTTAGTAGAAATCCCTATAGTATGGAATTCATAAGGCTCAATTGTAGCTAGGTAATCCGTGTAACTTTGATTAGTAACAGTTCCATCTTCACCACCTTTAAGTTGTAACCCAGCAGTTGTCTTTAATTCTCCAGTACCTTTAAAATCAACATAATTATTAGCTTTTAAACCATCTATAGTTTTAACTAATTGTTTATCTACTTTATTTCCTTCAAACACTGTTACCACTTCAAACATATCTGGATTATCAATACTATTTTGAATTACTACAGTAATATTGTTTCCTTTAGTTCCAGTATGCTTTGCATTAATAGTTAAATCTTCTAGTGTAGCAGTTGCTTTAGTGCCTTCATTAAGTCTATACAACAAAAGCGTTTTAGCTTTCTTAAACACTTCTCTAATAAGTAATGCACTATTATCAGTTATATTTATACCTAACACTTTACTTAAATCATCATCTGCCTGTATAGTAATAACTTCTTTTTCAGGTCCCCATGGCAACACTAAAGGCATTGTTGCAATACCTCGTTCTCCTATTGGTGTTTGCTCATTTTTCTTAGACCCAAAATTTATATAAGCACCTGGTCTAATCTTATTTTCCTTGGTCCATGTTCCCCCCGCCATACTATTTCACCTCTCTTTCTTTAAAATCTTGTATAACTTTTTTAACTTCTTTCAAACTATAGTCCTTATCTTCTAGTAATGCTTTTAATATGTCTTTTTCTATAACTGTAAATTGCTTAGAAGATACTATTTGTTCTTTAGTAAATTTAACTTCTTGTTCTTTATCTAGCATTTAAATACACCTCCTGTTTCAATTTATTCATTTTAGGAGCTTTTTCAATTTCTTTAATAACTTTATAGTTAAATTGTAGGAAGAAATGTAGAACCCCATCTATAACCTCATGAGTCATATCAGTACTTCTATATAAGCTATTACCTACTTTTACATATTCAAGTAACTCATAGAGACTATCAGCCATATCATTACAATCTGAATTAATATCTTCCTTATCTGAAAAATAATGAATATCAAAGAATACATTCTTTTTGTATCTTTCATTAAACTCTTTATCCTGTGCTGAACTCAAAATCTTAATAAAAAAACAAGGCTCCTCAAAGTCTTGTTCTATCTTTTCATTATATATAGTTATGTTAGGAAATTCTTCGTCTAATGTCTGGTTAATTCCTATCTTTAAATTATTTATAGTAGCTATGCTATCACCTACTTATTTAATGTTATAATTTTACTGGAAGGAGGTGTTAATTATGGGTATAGATTTTAATAAAATTCAAACTACTCTCAATAATGCTTTAAATTCTGCTGAATTAAGTGATACCAGTAATAACCTTTCTTCACTTGAACAGGCTAAAGTAAATTCCACTTTAATTATTTCTGCTCTAAAGATGTATCACCAAGAGCTTGAGAAAAATATGAATCAATCTGAGAAATAATTTTTTCAATATCTACTGGTGTTGGCTGAGCTTTCTCTTCAAGTTCAGCCACTCTTTTTTCTAATTTCCCTACTCTTTTTTTAATATTACTCATATATTATCACCTGCCATTCAGTATTTGATTTAATAATTCTACTTGCTTTCTTTCAAGAAACTTAGGCAACTGTCTTTCTATTTCATTCATAGATATTTCAACCATAAAGCGCCCTTCAACCCATCCTTCGTGGTTTTGCGTTCTATGTCCATTATTTACATAATATGCATATTCTACGTTATTAAATATTTCTACCACATAAGCGTTTCCATGCTTTTCAACATTACCTACTTGCCAATTTCTTCTTAAATGCCCGCTATCTACTGGAGTTCTCCTTTTAATCTTCCTTTCAGCTCTAAAAGCCATTTCTAAGAGAAATTCCTTAATCCATCTTTCAATTACTCTTTCATCAAGTGCTTTCTGGAAACTCTTAGCCATATTCTTAAATTCGGAGTAATCGAAGCTGCCTAATCTACTCATTAAGCTTTACCATCCTTACTCAAAATTACTTCCTGGTGTGTATTATAAGAAAATCCTTCTCCAGCTTTATATTTAGTTGTTACTCCAAATTTAGTAACTTCAATAATATCCCCTTGATGTATTTCTACCTCTGGAGCTATAAAAAGCTTAAGTTCATATACTACCTGATTTACTGTATCAGTTTGAGTATTTTTACTTAAGCTTTGTTTTGACACTCTACAAGACTGATTTTCATATTTTATTTTTGGTACTATTTTAGTTTCTTTAGTTTTAGGATCTTTAATCTTTTCTTTACCTCCACTTATATTACAAGTACAATCATATAATCTTTCAATAGCTTTTCTTGCTTGTTTTCTAGCCTTTTCTATACCTTTAAGCATATTACCACACCAACTTTCTGTACCTATTAAGCTGTGTCTTATAGTCCCTTATCAAGCTATCTTTAAATTCACTTGCTGCACTTCTATAACTTATAGATGTATCACCTTCACTTATAGAAGAAATAGAACCTAAGGAACTTTCTTCCTCCCCTAGATTCTCATTTCTATACATGTCCATAGCAATTTTTAACATTATAGTATTTAAGGTTTCTGGTATTTCTTTAATGTGGCAATAATCTTTTACTATTTGCTCTACATCTTCTAGTGTAAATTCCAATAAAAAATCCTTAGAATCATCTTCTAAGGGTAATCCTAATAGTTTCTTTAATTTTTCTAGCTGAGTCATAAACCCACCTTCTTATATCTTATGTTTAAATGCAACTATTCTTATTTGTTTTGGTTCATATACTCTTTCCCAGTTAGTTTTTTCTTGTAACTCTGCCCTACTTGGTCCTTCTGTTTTTGCTACTTTAACATTAGTAAATTTAATTCCTCTTGGGTGAAGAATCATAGTCTTTCTATTAATTAAGTAGTCAACACCAGAGCCTTTTTTCTTATCTCTATCAGTTTCAGTTGATATAAATCCTACTGGGTTACCATTACCTAATGCAATAGCTCCTTGTCCAAATAGATAAGTAGTATAAATACCACCAGTTTCTACAGGGCATCCATCATCAACTATTACCCTCTTATCCTGGTATACATCAAACTCTAGACTATCACTTGGCCTTATTGTTTCAATTAAATTTTGTTTTTTAAGTTCTGATTTAACAGCACTATGCATCATAACACCAGTTAAAAGTTCTT from Clostridium sp. MB40-C1 includes these protein-coding regions:
- a CDS encoding phage tail sheath family protein, producing the protein MAGGTWTKENKIRPGAYINFGSKKNEQTPIGERGIATMPLVLPWGPEKEVITIQADDDLSKVLGINITDNSALLIREVFKKAKTLLLYRLNEGTKATATLEDLTINAKHTGTKGNNITVVIQNSIDNPDMFEVVTVFEGNKVDKQLVKTIDGLKANNYVDFKGTGELKTTAGLQLKGGEDGTVTNQSYTDYLATIEPYEFHTIGISTKDSAIKAIATTFIKRLKEEGRQVQLVLENYPEADSENVISVKNGVILADNTIITSDKAVAFVTGATAGANVNQSNTYLEYPGAIDVDVKYTDREIQEALLNGEMVFTISNRRVVIEQDINTFKSFTKDKGKDYRKNRVIRTLFEVNNGIRLLWETNYIGEGNNNEDGRNLFKKDVIKFLEGLQGIGALENVVPEDVEVIRGVDKDSVVARVGVQPIDAMEKLYMTVEVE
- a CDS encoding phage head-tail connector protein; its protein translation is MTQLEKLKKLLGLPLEDDSKDFLLEFTLEDVEQIVKDYCHIKEIPETLNTIMLKIAMDMYRNENLGEEESSLGSISSISEGDTSISYRSAASEFKDSLIRDYKTQLNRYRKLVW
- a CDS encoding DUF6838 family protein, which gives rise to MATINNLKIGINQTLDEEFPNITIYNEKIEQDFEEPCFFIKILSSAQDKEFNERYKKNVFFDIHYFSDKEDINSDCNDMADSLYELLEYVKVGNSLYRSTDMTHEVIDGVLHFFLQFNYKVIKEIEKAPKMNKLKQEVYLNAR
- a CDS encoding HK97 gp10 family phage protein; this translates as MSRLGSFDYSEFKNMAKSFQKALDERVIERWIKEFLLEMAFRAERKIKRRTPVDSGHLRRNWQVGNVEKHGNAYVVEIFNNVEYAYYVNNGHRTQNHEGWVEGRFMVEISMNEIERQLPKFLERKQVELLNQILNGR